From Brachionichthys hirsutus isolate HB-005 chromosome 16, CSIRO-AGI_Bhir_v1, whole genome shotgun sequence, a single genomic window includes:
- the LOC137905628 gene encoding apoptosis regulator BAX-like: MAAEGSGTSDERIGEELIRRVIRGGDSPPLIPTGMEVSTVHERKIVDQLTKMVLIIGDRVKDDQELKDAIDGVAACPSAVRDRFMEVAKNVFEKEISWENILVLFYVASRLAVKVVQAHFPNLVKDILKMTLDFFRRDLLGWIQAHGGWISSFSELAGASMRGVSSIQSRSYGLALTFIAGLVIGSFVSWRISKGF, translated from the exons ATGGCGGCTGAAGGGAGCGGGACGTCAG ACGAGAGGATTGGGGAGGAGCTGATCCGTAG GGTCATACGGGGGGGGGACTCCCCGCCTCTTATCCCGACAGGAATGGAAGTCAGCACGGTGCACGAGAGGAAAATCGTGGACCAGCTGACCAAAATGGTCCTCATCATCGGTGATCGGGTCAAAGACGATCAGGAGCTAAAAGA TGCCATTGATGGGGTGGCTGCCTGCCCCAGCGCCGTGAGGGACCGATTTATGGAAGTGGCAAAAAACGTGTTTGAAAAGGAGATCAGCTGGGAGAACATCCTTGTTCTTTTCTACGTTGCTAGCAGGCTGGCGGTCAAG GTGGTGCAGGCTCATTTCCCAAATTTGGTCAAGGATATCCTGAAGATGACTTTGGATTTTTTCCGAAGGGATCTCCTGGGCTGGATTCAGGCGCATGGAGGATGG ATCAGCAGTTTCTCGGAGCTGGCGGGGGCGTCCATGCGAGGAGTGTCTTCTATTCAGTCTCGCAGCTATGGCCTTGCTCTCACCTTCATTGCTGGCCTCGTTATTGGCAGCTTCGTCTCCTGGAGGATTAGCAAAGGATTCTga